One Calditrichia bacterium DNA window includes the following coding sequences:
- a CDS encoding response regulator, which yields MGTTDKNVKPIASVLVVDDEESIRFSLSRFLQMENYQVFTASNIDEAVKILQEENVNLAILDLALSNAQNGEELVRYIYSTHLDCEIIMMSGYWFATSELTRGILRLQKPFTRKDIIELVEQSLTLRDNRLSKVREKILLQGIHLESEGGKAFLSNVLKLIINITQAQAGIITCKNNAQKTATAFLPFCQSPDDVQLPDPEFVQSIIETTSEPGFHFEPIVSDKNMPFSRWWSSQIYDSGQQPIGHLILLINENHFDKTTATVVFNYFAKKISAELDKEQHRAGRVSGEAFPETVKSEVTSGISNATEQFQLFEHARDLVVILSENGRIEQLNTAFETVTGLQRNRFLNKSFGTVVHEDDRETAMQLIRQTATGINPPTQNLRFITSGDAVCFGECCFTRIKKGGQHSPVLAIIRDVTNRQEIELQLRETEDKLMHSHKLKELGRLAGVIAHDFNNILTAINGHAELMLHRMNKTTEIREGILQISKAGRKAAALTRQLLSFSRHQSAGPKFMDVNQMLEDIHKLLQRLIREDVQQIWRLYDQPLTIFADSSMIEQVVMNLMVNARDAVGNNGVIEIDTGLMVITNANQPNVIPVSPGKYVYISVKDNGSGIPEEIRKKIFDPFFTTKSDNQGTGLGLSIIYDVANRNSGGIHLETVEGEFTQLMVCFPYMKAPPLQVQDEITVENMPKGTETILLVEDESYVRNLISDILSVCGYNVLVSNDVYDALNIFEENARKIDLLITDMVMPGMNGKELSQVLAKIRPELKILFITGYSIDDPVFSRKNDNINFLLKPFSAKDLSVSVRKTIDSGRSGNNIKTNHIEAMQHG from the coding sequence ATGGGAACAACTGATAAGAATGTCAAACCAATCGCATCTGTCTTGGTTGTGGATGATGAAGAATCTATCCGGTTTTCATTGTCGCGGTTTTTGCAAATGGAAAATTATCAGGTTTTTACAGCTTCGAATATTGATGAGGCTGTGAAGATACTGCAAGAAGAAAACGTAAACCTTGCAATACTTGATCTTGCGTTGTCAAACGCCCAAAATGGCGAAGAACTTGTCCGGTATATTTACAGCACTCACCTGGACTGCGAAATTATTATGATGTCCGGGTATTGGTTTGCAACCAGCGAGTTGACCCGTGGAATATTGCGGCTGCAGAAACCGTTTACCCGAAAAGATATTATTGAGCTTGTCGAGCAATCGCTGACGTTACGAGATAACCGGCTCTCGAAAGTCCGGGAAAAAATTTTGCTGCAGGGCATTCATCTTGAATCTGAGGGCGGTAAGGCATTTTTGTCAAACGTGCTCAAGCTCATTATTAATATAACCCAGGCACAAGCCGGAATTATCACTTGCAAAAATAACGCGCAAAAAACGGCCACGGCTTTTTTACCTTTTTGTCAATCACCAGATGACGTTCAATTGCCAGATCCTGAATTTGTTCAATCCATTATCGAAACGACTTCAGAGCCGGGTTTTCATTTTGAACCGATTGTATCGGACAAAAACATGCCATTCAGCCGTTGGTGGAGTTCACAAATTTACGATTCGGGACAACAACCGATTGGACATTTAATTTTACTGATTAACGAAAATCATTTTGACAAAACGACAGCTACGGTTGTTTTCAATTATTTTGCAAAAAAAATCTCTGCGGAGTTGGATAAAGAGCAACATCGTGCTGGGAGAGTGAGCGGAGAAGCATTCCCCGAAACAGTAAAGTCGGAGGTTACATCGGGGATTTCGAATGCAACTGAGCAGTTTCAACTGTTTGAACATGCCCGCGATCTGGTTGTGATTCTTTCAGAAAACGGGCGGATTGAACAGTTGAATACTGCATTCGAAACGGTAACCGGGTTGCAACGCAACCGTTTTCTCAACAAATCTTTTGGGACAGTTGTTCACGAAGATGACCGGGAAACTGCGATGCAGCTTATCCGACAGACGGCAACCGGAATAAATCCCCCGACGCAGAATTTACGATTTATAACATCTGGCGATGCCGTTTGTTTTGGGGAATGCTGTTTTACACGGATCAAAAAGGGAGGGCAACACTCGCCCGTACTGGCAATTATCCGGGATGTTACGAACCGGCAGGAAATCGAATTGCAGCTTCGGGAAACGGAAGATAAATTGATGCATTCCCACAAATTAAAAGAGTTGGGACGGTTAGCCGGTGTTATCGCACATGATTTTAACAACATCCTGACGGCGATTAACGGGCACGCGGAATTGATGTTGCACCGGATGAACAAAACAACGGAAATTCGCGAAGGCATTTTGCAAATTAGCAAAGCCGGCAGAAAAGCTGCTGCGCTAACCCGCCAATTACTGTCTTTTAGCAGGCATCAATCCGCAGGGCCAAAATTTATGGATGTCAACCAGATGTTGGAAGATATTCACAAATTGCTGCAACGGTTGATCCGGGAAGATGTGCAGCAAATTTGGCGTTTGTATGACCAGCCGCTGACGATATTCGCGGATAGCAGCATGATTGAGCAAGTGGTAATGAACCTGATGGTTAATGCCCGGGATGCGGTTGGCAACAATGGCGTCATCGAAATTGATACGGGTTTGATGGTTATCACCAACGCCAATCAACCCAATGTGATACCGGTTTCACCGGGAAAATACGTCTATATTTCTGTAAAAGATAATGGTTCAGGCATTCCGGAAGAGATTCGCAAAAAAATATTTGATCCGTTTTTTACCACAAAATCGGACAATCAGGGTACCGGATTGGGGCTATCGATCATTTATGATGTCGCAAATCGGAATTCGGGTGGCATTCATTTGGAAACAGTTGAAGGCGAATTCACCCAATTGATGGTGTGTTTTCCATACATGAAAGCCCCACCGCTGCAAGTTCAGGACGAAATTACAGTGGAAAATATGCCCAAAGGCACAGAAACCATTTTGCTCGTTGAAGATGAAAGTTACGTCCGGAACCTGATTAGCGACATTTTATCGGTTTGTGGATACAATGTTTTGGTCAGTAACGATGTATATGACGCATTAAATATTTTCGAAGAAAATGCCCGGAAAATAGATTTGTTGATTACAGATATGGTTATGCCCGGCATGAACGGAAAGGAATTATCGCAGGTGTTGGCTAAAATACGCCCGGAATTGAAAATTTTATTTATCACAGGTTACTCTATCGATGATCCGGTTTTTTCCCGAAAAAACGACAACATAAATTTTTTACTGAAGCCTTTTTCTGCTAAAGATTTATCTGTAAGTGTCAGAAAAACAATAGATTCCGGCAGGTCCGGTAACAATATTAAAACTAATCATATAGAGGCAATGCAGCATGGCTAA
- a CDS encoding response regulator encodes MAKILVVDDSESARRAICKMLMQYNHSAMNAENGKRALAILDENLDIELIITDVLMPEMDGIELIRELTEKYPDVPVVAMSGTNNVPYLQIAEKLGAIETLEKPFESEQLFSLINKILYD; translated from the coding sequence ATGGCTAAAATATTGGTCGTGGATGATAGCGAATCAGCAAGAAGAGCCATTTGCAAAATGCTAATGCAGTACAATCATTCTGCGATGAATGCTGAAAATGGCAAAAGAGCGTTAGCAATTTTAGATGAAAATTTAGATATCGAATTAATTATTACCGATGTGCTGATGCCAGAGATGGATGGCATTGAATTGATTCGCGAGCTTACTGAAAAATACCCCGATGTGCCGGTTGTGGCAATGTCCGGTACAAACAATGTGCCGTATTTACAAATTGCCGAAAAACTGGGTGCAATTGAAACCCTGGAAAAACCTTTCGAAAGCGAACAGCTTTTTTCGCTGATCAACAAAATTTTATATGATTGA
- a CDS encoding response regulator produces the protein MSTNRVRTSEKQSILIVDDDIDFAEGFSEILESRGYRVAQANSISAAQAQLEDEEIGLALLDIRLGRQSGLDLLSYIRENYSEIPCIMMTAYSAEDVAVQALKEGAYDYLRKPISPQELLTTLDRCFQNVLLQREKAAAEAALRASEERLKAVLNALPGIFLLLDETGVFEEVWCSETELLFAPKSEIVGKNVAEMFSKEEAERFIGVVLKTLETGETQQIEYFLNVIKGECWFDARCTRLYLPDGRRKVLILVFDVTEKKRFEAEAMRNSQLSSLGELASGVAHEINNPITGIINYSQILCDQTPETSDEHDIARRINREGERIAAIVKNLLTFGREAPKEYTTVHVQQLVDDCFSLAKQQLRQDAIKIEINIPNDLPLVLVNVNEMQQVLVNLLNNARYALNRKYLGFHPEKKLSITAEKYMENSRKMIRIVCKDNGIGIPQNILDKIMQPFYTTKPPGEGTGLGLSISFNIIKTHGGVLRFESVEGQFTRAIIELPVI, from the coding sequence ATGAGCACAAATCGGGTGAGAACTAGCGAAAAACAATCCATCTTGATTGTGGATGATGATATCGATTTTGCTGAAGGCTTTAGCGAAATTCTGGAATCACGCGGTTATCGCGTTGCTCAGGCAAACAGTATCTCTGCCGCCCAAGCCCAATTGGAGGATGAAGAAATTGGGTTGGCACTGTTGGATATCCGACTCGGACGGCAAAGCGGGTTAGATTTGCTGTCGTATATCCGGGAAAATTATTCGGAAATTCCCTGTATTATGATGACCGCATACTCCGCTGAAGATGTGGCTGTACAGGCATTAAAAGAAGGTGCGTACGACTATCTCCGAAAGCCGATCAGCCCGCAGGAACTGCTTACCACGCTGGATCGTTGTTTTCAGAATGTGTTGTTACAGCGGGAGAAAGCAGCAGCAGAAGCCGCGCTGCGCGCCAGTGAAGAACGGTTGAAAGCTGTTTTGAATGCGCTGCCCGGAATTTTTCTTTTACTGGATGAAACCGGGGTATTTGAAGAGGTTTGGTGCTCTGAAACCGAGTTGCTTTTTGCACCCAAATCGGAAATTGTCGGTAAGAATGTTGCTGAAATGTTTTCGAAAGAAGAAGCTGAGCGGTTTATCGGGGTTGTTTTGAAAACGCTGGAAACCGGCGAAACCCAACAGATCGAATATTTTCTCAATGTCATAAAAGGGGAATGCTGGTTCGATGCACGGTGCACCCGTTTATACCTGCCAGATGGTCGTCGAAAAGTGTTGATTCTGGTTTTTGATGTCACAGAAAAGAAACGGTTTGAAGCGGAAGCCATGCGCAACAGCCAGCTATCCAGTCTTGGCGAGTTGGCATCTGGTGTGGCGCATGAAATCAATAATCCGATAACCGGCATCATTAATTACAGCCAAATACTCTGCGACCAGACGCCGGAAACCAGCGATGAACACGATATCGCCCGACGGATCAACCGGGAAGGCGAGCGAATCGCGGCAATCGTTAAAAACCTGCTCACTTTTGGCAGGGAAGCGCCAAAAGAATACACAACTGTTCATGTCCAGCAATTGGTGGATGATTGTTTTTCGTTGGCAAAACAACAGTTGCGGCAAGATGCTATAAAAATCGAAATCAATATTCCTAACGATTTGCCATTGGTTTTGGTTAACGTCAACGAAATGCAGCAAGTTTTGGTAAATCTGCTGAACAACGCCCGTTATGCATTAAACAGGAAATATCTTGGTTTCCATCCGGAAAAAAAGTTATCGATTACGGCGGAAAAATATATGGAAAATTCCCGGAAAATGATTCGTATTGTCTGCAAAGACAACGGCATCGGGATTCCGCAAAATATTTTGGATAAAATTATGCAGCCGTTTTACACCACAAAACCGCCCGGCGAAGGCACTGGATTAGGATTGAGCATCAGTTTTAATATCATCAAAACCCACGGCGGCGTGTTGCGTTTCGAAAGCGTTGAAGGGCAGTTTACCCGTGCAATCATCGAGCTGCCGGTTATTTGA
- a CDS encoding response regulator — MKKINVNVYKYSVSFTVFLRRAIFSVICISGFSSLVAQQYTFRRFGGDEGLSQMVVESILQDDDGYLWIGTQAGLNRFNGRHFKAFNIADGLHNDFINALAKGADGKIWIGNFMGLASWDATNGFVNYSEPKSSPTVIESIVVDRAGQVWFGGYSGLAMWDGNQFKYYDENDGIPNLGIRKLMLDEHQRVWVVCKSGLYYLNFNRFKKFKNEAIPDSAVISNICQDKQHNFWISFDEKIAVLSEDFSDSENHKPIKIITLDSEINTMYPDNQSGIWVGTYNGIAHATMDSVYRIRQENGFPFMDVRAIWQDIDGIMWFGGFGGLAQFTGRAFTNYTMKDGLGAQIVRPVLRDKNNLLWVGTIEGLNTFDGNNWQVYGKKNGLNNERIYDLYEDEKGVIWIGAHRGVSQFANGKFQNPEIFQHLGRVNRIVGDQSGNIWIASLHNGVVRYTGSEVERIEVPNQIFTNSRICIDYLGNVWISGKNGLSRWDGNQWKTYTVNDGLASDNVYFIAEGAPGEIWFGYHGSYGVTRFDGEIFKTYSTANGLNNNAVYSIGRDAKGNMWFGTARGVDCFDSTNFFNYSPLEGFASYESNAGGFYLDHDGSIWMATIEGLSHYHPDLDNWQDPTPPNIKIESATLGDQPIFSGKPNEIFYQNNELNVKIAVLTFVHQRHFEIRYRLVGYGDKWKPLFGSELKYTNLSPGKYTLEVQARRKTGDWAKTETVNFELMPPFWKTAWFSLVVLLLIISGIYSIYRYRLYSIQTLNSRLEKLVHARTAMLEKQNHELEKVIDERDKNAHELEEARIAAESASRLKSEFLANMSHEIRTPMNGVIGMTTLLSETDLSEEQHEYLQVIRSSGDSLLTIINDILDFSKIEAGKLRLEKITFDLSELLNSIMAIFEPITHNKELVLMHQMAAEVPWQLSGDPVRLRQIITNLIGNAVKFTEKGYISLTITRYREVENSVTIKFSISDSGIGISKEVQRKLFSAFVQADGSTTRKHGGTGLGLSISKYLVEMMGGKIGVTSEPGKGSTFWFTATFETVKQVSGGSAKTASAIKSSEDLLTSVSSLKMLIVDDNAVNRRVAQRMLQKMGFRPDLVNNGMEALETVLNNDYRIIFMDCQMPVMDGYEATRQIRTELSPQKQQPTIIAMTANALQGDREKCIASGMDDYLSKPLNTNDLKDIILRWLPNSLPI; from the coding sequence ATGAAAAAAATCAACGTAAATGTTTATAAATACAGCGTTTCCTTCACTGTGTTTCTGAGGCGGGCGATATTTTCTGTCATTTGCATTTCCGGTTTCAGTTCGTTGGTTGCGCAACAATATACATTTCGGCGTTTTGGTGGGGATGAAGGTCTTTCGCAAATGGTGGTGGAAAGCATCCTTCAGGATGATGACGGTTATTTATGGATTGGCACCCAGGCCGGATTGAACCGTTTTAACGGCAGGCATTTCAAAGCGTTTAACATTGCCGACGGGCTTCACAATGATTTTATTAATGCGCTTGCTAAAGGTGCAGACGGTAAAATTTGGATCGGCAATTTTATGGGGTTGGCTTCCTGGGATGCTACCAATGGTTTTGTTAACTATTCTGAGCCCAAATCATCACCAACAGTTATCGAATCGATTGTAGTGGATCGTGCCGGTCAGGTTTGGTTTGGCGGGTATAGCGGGCTGGCAATGTGGGACGGCAATCAATTTAAATATTACGATGAAAATGACGGCATTCCTAATTTGGGAATTCGGAAACTGATGCTGGACGAACACCAGCGAGTGTGGGTAGTCTGCAAATCCGGGTTGTATTATTTAAACTTCAATCGCTTTAAAAAATTCAAAAATGAGGCTATCCCGGATAGCGCGGTTATCAGCAATATTTGTCAGGATAAACAGCATAATTTCTGGATTAGTTTTGATGAAAAGATCGCGGTACTCAGCGAAGATTTTTCGGATAGCGAAAATCATAAACCCATTAAAATTATCACTTTAGATTCTGAAATAAATACAATGTATCCCGATAATCAAAGTGGGATTTGGGTGGGAACATACAATGGCATCGCTCATGCGACGATGGATTCAGTTTACCGCATCCGGCAGGAAAACGGATTTCCTTTTATGGATGTCCGGGCAATTTGGCAGGATATCGACGGGATAATGTGGTTCGGCGGATTTGGCGGTTTGGCACAATTTACCGGACGAGCGTTTACCAATTACACCATGAAAGATGGTTTGGGTGCGCAAATCGTTCGCCCGGTGTTGCGGGATAAAAATAATTTGTTGTGGGTGGGTACCATCGAAGGGCTAAACACTTTTGACGGAAACAACTGGCAAGTCTACGGCAAAAAAAACGGGCTGAACAACGAACGTATTTACGACCTTTACGAAGATGAAAAAGGGGTGATATGGATTGGCGCCCATCGAGGTGTCAGCCAGTTTGCAAATGGCAAATTTCAGAATCCGGAAATTTTTCAACATCTCGGGCGGGTAAACCGAATTGTAGGAGATCAATCCGGGAATATCTGGATTGCAAGTTTGCACAATGGCGTTGTCCGATATACCGGTTCGGAAGTTGAGAGAATCGAAGTGCCAAATCAGATTTTTACGAACAGTCGAATTTGTATCGATTATCTCGGGAATGTTTGGATCAGCGGCAAAAATGGCCTTTCCCGGTGGGATGGCAACCAATGGAAAACTTACACAGTCAACGATGGGCTGGCATCGGATAACGTTTATTTTATTGCAGAAGGCGCGCCCGGCGAAATTTGGTTTGGTTATCACGGCTCGTACGGCGTCACCCGATTCGACGGCGAAATTTTCAAAACATATTCAACCGCAAACGGGCTTAACAACAATGCCGTTTACTCGATCGGTCGCGATGCGAAAGGAAATATGTGGTTTGGCACTGCCCGTGGCGTCGATTGTTTTGATAGCACTAATTTCTTTAATTACAGTCCTTTAGAGGGATTTGCCAGTTATGAATCTAATGCCGGTGGGTTTTATCTGGATCACGATGGCAGCATTTGGATGGCAACCATAGAAGGGCTGAGCCATTATCATCCTGATTTGGATAATTGGCAAGATCCGACACCGCCAAATATCAAGATTGAATCTGCAACCTTGGGCGATCAGCCAATTTTTAGTGGCAAACCCAACGAAATTTTTTATCAGAATAATGAGCTGAATGTAAAAATTGCAGTGTTGACATTTGTGCACCAACGGCATTTCGAGATCCGTTACCGACTCGTCGGTTATGGTGACAAATGGAAACCGCTATTCGGATCGGAGTTGAAATATACCAATTTATCACCGGGAAAATATACGTTGGAAGTGCAGGCGCGCCGCAAAACCGGCGACTGGGCGAAAACCGAAACCGTCAACTTTGAGCTGATGCCGCCATTTTGGAAAACCGCATGGTTTAGCCTGGTGGTTTTGTTGCTCATAATTAGTGGTATTTATTCAATTTATCGCTATCGATTGTATTCCATTCAAACATTGAACAGCCGGTTGGAGAAGCTGGTTCATGCCCGCACGGCTATGCTGGAAAAGCAAAATCATGAGTTGGAAAAAGTAATTGATGAGCGCGATAAAAACGCCCACGAATTGGAAGAAGCACGAATAGCGGCGGAAAGTGCATCGCGATTGAAATCCGAATTTCTGGCAAATATGAGCCACGAAATCCGTACACCGATGAACGGTGTAATCGGGATGACAACCCTGCTTTCCGAAACGGATTTGTCCGAAGAACAGCACGAATATCTGCAAGTTATCCGCAGCAGCGGCGACAGCTTGCTGACGATCATCAACGATATTCTGGATTTTTCAAAAATAGAAGCCGGCAAATTGCGACTGGAAAAAATAACGTTCGATTTGTCCGAGCTGCTCAACAGCATCATGGCTATTTTTGAACCGATTACCCACAATAAAGAACTGGTTTTGATGCACCAGATGGCTGCGGAAGTGCCGTGGCAGCTTTCCGGCGATCCGGTCCGGCTTCGTCAAATCATCACCAACTTAATTGGAAATGCGGTAAAATTTACCGAAAAAGGCTACATCAGCCTCACCATCACGCGCTACCGGGAAGTGGAGAACTCCGTTACAATTAAATTTAGCATCTCCGATTCAGGTATCGGTATTTCAAAAGAAGTGCAGAGAAAGCTGTTTAGCGCATTTGTGCAGGCCGATGGCTCGACAACCCGTAAACACGGTGGAACAGGTTTGGGATTGTCCATTTCCAAATACCTTGTTGAAATGATGGGCGGAAAAATCGGGGTGACCAGCGAACCCGGAAAAGGCAGCACATTCTGGTTCACCGCAACTTTCGAAACGGTGAAGCAAGTCTCAGGTGGATCTGCGAAAACCGCTTCAGCTATTAAATCGTCTGAAGATTTGTTAACATCGGTATCGAGCCTGAAAATGTTGATTGTTGACGACAACGCCGTCAATCGCCGGGTTGCCCAGCGCATGCTTCAGAAAATGGGATTCCGGCCCGATTTGGTTAACAACGGCATGGAAGCTTTGGAAACTGTGCTAAATAACGATTACCGGATTATTTTTATGGATTGCCAAATGCCAGTAATGGATGGCTACGAAGCCACACGCCAGATTCGCACCGAGCTTTCACCGCAAAAGCAGCAGCCCACAATTATCGCGATGACAGCCAACGCCCTGCAGGGAGATCGCGAAAAATGCATCGCATCTGGAATGGATGACTACCTCAGCAAACCCCTCAATACAAACGATCTGAAAGATATTATCCTACGTTGGTTGCCTAACTCACTCCCCATATAA
- a CDS encoding sigma 54-interacting transcriptional regulator: MEAVKGNILIVDDEESIRRTFMMFLKQEQYNVSLAANYSEALEHINKTPLDVVFADIMLGEKNGIDVLHAVRQSGLDCPVIMITGDPNVTTASAALRLGAFDYLPKPIRKDRLLQTTQLALQHKKLNEEKQRIVAENDKYRKHLDAIFRSVKDGILTTDENFRITAANEKARLLCELNPLDIENNLPLTDDNPLKKTCLEILSDVIRHNKTMPELDYRYKSPDRKLYSLQLSGMPLLDNKHKSMGAVLLIRDQTRLVELENALLEQHKFYQIIGKSPQMQSVFELINYLADVDSTVLIRGESGTGKEMVARAIHQAGSKKNEPFISVNCAAIPETLLESELFGYVKGAFTGANTNRIGRFEAADGGTLFLDEIGDMPLQIQAKLLRVIQEKTIERLGENRKIEVDVRILAATNANLEDCVAKKTFREDLYYRLQVMEINISPLRERMEDIPLLISHFCEIFSAKFGKDIQGVAPEAMEKLINYQWPGNVRELKHALERAFIVCQENRIRLEHLPPAITRSKKIHHLNDSSGVQEIPPEVIEDALRKTGGNKAKAARLLGISRQTVYRKIEKMDFSDEG; the protein is encoded by the coding sequence ATGGAAGCAGTCAAAGGAAATATTTTGATCGTTGATGACGAAGAAAGCATTCGTCGAACGTTTATGATGTTTTTGAAACAGGAACAATACAATGTTTCGCTTGCGGCCAACTATTCGGAAGCGCTTGAACATATAAATAAAACACCTTTAGATGTTGTTTTTGCTGATATTATGCTCGGGGAAAAAAACGGTATCGATGTTCTTCACGCGGTTCGCCAATCCGGGCTGGATTGTCCGGTAATCATGATCACCGGTGACCCGAATGTAACCACAGCCTCTGCCGCATTACGGTTGGGCGCGTTCGATTATTTGCCCAAACCGATCCGGAAAGACCGGCTGCTGCAAACTACCCAACTGGCACTACAACACAAAAAACTGAACGAAGAGAAGCAACGGATCGTTGCTGAAAACGACAAATATCGCAAACATCTGGATGCGATATTTCGCAGCGTTAAGGACGGTATTTTAACAACGGATGAAAATTTTCGGATAACCGCAGCAAACGAGAAAGCGCGTTTGCTGTGCGAGCTCAACCCATTGGATATTGAAAATAACCTTCCGTTGACAGATGACAATCCGTTAAAAAAAACGTGTCTGGAGATATTGTCGGATGTTATCCGGCACAATAAAACCATGCCGGAATTGGACTACCGATATAAATCGCCGGACCGAAAGCTCTACTCTTTGCAGCTTTCCGGAATGCCATTACTGGATAATAAACATAAATCCATGGGCGCAGTGCTGTTAATTCGCGACCAAACCCGGTTGGTAGAGCTGGAAAACGCGTTGCTGGAACAGCACAAATTTTATCAGATAATCGGGAAATCGCCGCAAATGCAAAGCGTTTTCGAACTGATTAATTATCTTGCAGATGTTGATTCTACCGTTCTGATTCGCGGAGAAAGCGGTACCGGCAAAGAAATGGTTGCACGGGCGATTCATCAGGCCGGCTCGAAAAAAAACGAACCGTTTATTTCGGTAAATTGTGCGGCAATTCCGGAAACATTGCTGGAAAGCGAGCTGTTCGGTTATGTGAAAGGCGCATTTACCGGTGCGAACACGAATCGCATCGGGCGATTTGAAGCCGCAGATGGCGGCACACTATTTTTAGATGAAATAGGTGATATGCCACTGCAAATTCAGGCAAAACTGCTCCGTGTAATTCAGGAAAAAACCATCGAACGACTTGGTGAAAACCGGAAAATTGAAGTGGATGTCCGGATTTTGGCGGCAACTAACGCAAATTTGGAAGACTGTGTCGCCAAAAAAACATTTCGCGAGGATTTGTATTACCGGCTTCAGGTGATGGAAATAAATATCAGCCCATTGCGGGAACGAATGGAAGATATCCCACTACTGATTTCCCATTTCTGTGAGATATTTTCTGCAAAATTTGGAAAAGACATTCAGGGTGTAGCGCCTGAGGCGATGGAAAAATTAATAAATTATCAATGGCCCGGAAACGTTCGGGAGCTTAAACATGCGCTTGAACGAGCATTTATTGTATGCCAGGAAAACAGAATCCGTTTAGAGCATTTACCACCGGCAATCACTCGCAGCAAAAAAATACATCATCTAAATGATAGTTCTGGTGTGCAGGAAATACCGCCGGAAGTAATTGAAGATGCACTGCGAAAAACAGGTGGAAATAAAGCCAAAGCCGCGCGGTTACTCGGCATCAGCCGACAAACGGTTTATCGCAAAATTGAGAAAATGGATTTTTCTGACGAAGGATAG
- a CDS encoding P-loop NTPase, which yields MENLTEASVSALLERIEYPGFTKNIVEFGIVDDIKIQGNRITVNLKFKTKDPQKKQAVKQAVQEKLKADLPDTKIMVVEGIPTMNPLGAAPKQNDPWAGRAEIPGIGSILAVASGKGGVGKSTVATNLAIALAEEGLKIGLLDSDIYGPSVHIMMGVEDKPMVSEHQKLVPIEKFNIKMMSMGFILDRDTPVIWRGPMVIKALDQFLNDVEWGELDVLIIDLPPGTGDAQLSLVQKTPITGAVVVTTPQEVALVDARRGFQMFKKLSIHTFGIIENMSYYLNPANGEPVYIFGKGGGAKAAYELGAPFLGEIPIDPAVAEAGDAGTPLVARNADSETTKAFRDVARQLIGEGLLERVAK from the coding sequence ATGGAAAACCTGACAGAAGCCTCGGTGAGCGCTCTTTTGGAGCGAATTGAATATCCGGGGTTTACCAAAAATATTGTAGAATTTGGCATTGTGGATGACATTAAAATTCAGGGGAACCGGATTACCGTCAACCTCAAATTCAAAACGAAAGATCCCCAAAAAAAACAGGCTGTCAAACAGGCAGTTCAGGAAAAATTGAAAGCCGATTTGCCGGATACCAAGATAATGGTTGTTGAAGGCATTCCCACGATGAATCCACTGGGCGCGGCGCCCAAACAAAATGATCCCTGGGCGGGACGGGCGGAAATCCCGGGCATCGGCAGCATTTTGGCGGTCGCCTCCGGAAAAGGCGGTGTGGGAAAATCCACCGTGGCAACCAACCTGGCAATTGCGCTGGCTGAAGAAGGGCTGAAAATCGGGCTGCTGGACAGCGATATTTACGGTCCCAGCGTGCACATCATGATGGGTGTAGAAGACAAACCGATGGTTAGCGAACACCAAAAGCTGGTGCCGATCGAAAAATTCAACATCAAAATGATGTCGATGGGCTTTATTCTGGATCGCGATACACCGGTGATTTGGCGGGGACCGATGGTCATCAAAGCGCTGGATCAATTTTTGAATGATGTAGAATGGGGCGAACTGGATGTGCTGATTATCGATTTACCGCCCGGAACCGGCGACGCACAGCTGAGCCTCGTGCAGAAAACACCGATCACCGGAGCAGTTGTGGTCACTACGCCGCAGGAAGTTGCGCTGGTGGACGCCCGCCGCGGTTTCCAGATGTTCAAAAAATTGAGCATCCATACGTTCGGCATTATTGAAAACATGAGCTATTATTTGAACCCGGCAAATGGCGAACCGGTGTATATTTTTGGAAAAGGCGGTGGCGCCAAAGCCGCATACGAACTGGGTGCGCCGTTTTTGGGTGAAATTCCCATCGATCCCGCGGTTGCCGAAGCCGGCGACGCCGGAACGCCGCTGGTCGCCCGAAACGCAGACAGCGAAACCACAAAAGCATTCCGGGATGTTGCCCGCCAACTGATCGGCGAAGGACTGCTGGAACGCGTTGCCAAATAA